The Gossypium hirsutum isolate 1008001.06 chromosome D02, Gossypium_hirsutum_v2.1, whole genome shotgun sequence region AAGTTCAAATATTTCAATGGGTTGGATCAAGTTTAAACTCAAACAAGACCCAAATTTGACTTGTTTTTCaagtttataaaatatttatattatttatttttagatattatgtactttataaaatataaaagttaaatctataaaaatatataatattataatgtaaacatttaaaaaatattaaattatctatatataatattttaataaataaaaaatatataaatctattaaatattaaataaaaaacaatatatttttcaaaaatagtatGAACAAACTTAAAATGGACTTAaactaatcatttacaaatacgAGTGAGCTTGAACAAAACTTTTTAAGTCCATATTTGAGGCTGAATTAGGTTTAGACAAACATAAAATGTGTTATATCATACTTAAACCCGACCTATATAAACACTTCTAGATCTCGCTAATGGGTAACTCTGAGCTTTCAACGAGGTGGCAAATCTAGAGTTTGAGAAAAACTCTGAACAAAAACATGAAATAGAgcaatttgtagctttaattatCCCCCTAACTACAAACGAAAGCATTTCGTAACAGAAATGTCATGGATTGAAGTGGCTCGAGAGCATTTATCCATGTTATTTACTTCAAATAGATGAGCTTAGAGTATTGTGTCGATCTTTTACTGCCAATACGGTTTGTAGGACACGATATCATGTAGGAGAAAACATGAACTACATAACTATTAGCCAGATGATTGAACTAAGTTCTGCTAAATTTGTAACGGATGTTCTGTTATAGAAAAGAGTAATATGGCTTTCACTTCATTCTTTTGCGGACCTCGTAAAAGTAGCTTAGGATCACCACTGCGGCGGCAACAGCAACCCCCACGGCACCCTGTGCCAATACAGTGCTGTCCTTCACCATTACCTTGGAGCGAGCTGAAGTGGGAGTAAACCCGAGTTCCGAAAGTTTCTTATGAGATTCGGCATAATCTCTGAAGAATGCATCCTCATCCTGCCAAGTTTAAAAGGTTGGCCAAATTCCATTAAAAATCACATGATGCAGAATTGGTATTTATTTGCATGATGTCTCAGTCCAACATTGGTCTATAACACCTAAAGGGGTGCCCGAAACATTGTTGATAGTGGTTAGCCTTTCGACAATGTTCCGGTTTGGTTAACAATAGACAAGGATCAAGCGGAAACATCTACATGCAATAGATTAATAACATAAAAGGGTCTTTATAACAGCAGAAACCAACTCAAGCAAGGTTGAATTTGGTTAGAAGAGGACAAATGATTAACTGCTCAAATAGCGGTGCTGCTAGAATCTAGTTATTTCGACTAGCAACTGGCACAAATAGAAACAGTAAAAGCAACAAAACAATCTTCCAAGAATAAAGGTCTAATAAGACCAGACAGAAAACCTTATTGAATACCAAGGCAAGTACATTATAAAGTGACATCGACTAGATCGCTCTTGAAGTATAGGTAAGACAAAAGGAAGCCATTCGGTTATGGTGTTGTACCTTGGCATAGAGCTCTACATACTTGCGGAACTCAGGGTCATCTAACAAAGCCTTGTCTGTTGGAAGTTTCAAAAGCCCTTCTGATTCCCCTTTTAGCAGCTCCCTGGTACAATAATAGTAAATGGATTCATATGAATTCTAAGGAGGAAAGTTAAATAGCATGCAAATCACAGATTTAATCTTACACAAAGTAAGAGTTGTCGAACTTCAGGGGTTCATTGGTCCAAGGGCCATCAAAACCTGATCTCTCAGGATGAGCCCTTCCCTGTAACACCAAAGCCAACACCAAAGGTTTGATATTGATCATATAACAAACATAACCAGGAATATAGACaatcaaaaacattttaaaaaataaaataccagagtgtGACCCCCAGATAATGCCACAATATCTTTGTCAGAAAGACCCATTCGATAGAAGATGTCCCTCAGATGAGGTGCACCTAACACCATGATTTAGAAGGGTAAAGAAAAGAGAGATGCAACATATAGAGCACACAACTTCAGACTATAGAAACATAAGCTTAGATGTGCATTTAAAATAAGGTGATAAGATGTGGAGCAATGTATTCGAAACGAGGGTAACAATAACACAACAGTCATAACTCAATCTATTCGATGAAGATCATATTTAGTACATTAGAACTGCAGAAAACACTGAAGGTAAGAAATCACATAAATATTAGCCATAAGACAATAGATATGACCATATTTAGTTTTACTATATAGATCATCTAAGTATCAAAATGTAGAAATATTGAAAGCATATGGAAGTCAGAATTTACAGTTCTCAGTATGTGGAAATCAGAAATTCAAGTTACTGTTCCACAAATGGCTTCAGAAATTTATTTTACCTCTTTTAGCATCTGGCAGTCGGCCTTCCCTGGGGCAAATGTTTGAATCCTATTAAATAGAACAGcgttaatcaaaataaattaaagaggAAACAAGCTACATTTGCAAGAATAAACCCCTACAAGATACCTTTCTTCCAGGTACAAAGTCAATGGTAGGACCTCCAGTGACTTCAACAGCAACAACACCAGCAAgctgaaaatgaaaatgatacaaTTACAGATCACTCATCATCCAACACACAACCAACAGCTTCAGTTTAATCTAAGTGCAGTAATTTATGTGGTGTGCCATATTATGATGAAACATGCCGTAAAGAAATAGAGTGTTACTACTGTAAGTACAGCAAACATTCTCAAACTCTACAACACCTCTTAAATAATTACTTATACATTTCTTATTTCAATATTTCACGCTACTTTTCTGCAAATCACAAAATCAACCAAACTTTGTAacctctttcttttcattttaacaaaaaactACAGTCACCAAGCTTCTTCTTTCTTGTTAAGTACCAGCCATCATCTCAAAATCTAAATCAAGAAGTTCTTTCATAGAACAATTCTATTAGGTCAATCATTTAACCTACCAAATAGTAGTTTATATATACTGTATTATAGAAAGAATCTAGttaattggataaaaaaaagtttGCCTTCCTCTAAAGAATCTAAACCACAGACATTTGCCTCAAGCTCTAGCAAGGATTTTAGATTAAGTTTTAGGGACtaataaatgtgtaaatatttctttatttccccaatGAGCTCATAGAAGAATAGAAGCAGAGCCATTTTCCTTGAAGACTAATTACAGGAAGCATGCAATGATTTCCTTTAAAAGCCAAAATATATTAGACATTTTTCTCGATGTTTCTCAAGCAACATCATCCTGTGTCCTTAATGCTATAGGTCTGTCATTTAATTTCCTCATCTAAGAATTCTTTCTATAAAATCAAATAGAATACACTGTACACTTATGAATTCCTCAATGATGCAACTAAATCCCAAATAAAATGCACGCTAACTCTTTCAACTCCATAATCACCTGGTATAGGTCAGCATACGTAATTTTAGGATGTTTAGCCTTCACTTCCTCTGAAATGTTTCAAAGAAAATACTCTTCAGtcagaataaacaaataaataaaatatgttctagtttgaGATGTATATTTTAACACAAACTACATCCTATACGTATGAAGATATGTTACATGCATGAgcatgaaaatgaaaaaatgtagtaatatatatattcaaacacTTGTTAGAAATTCAGCTCATATAGTAGCTGGTATAATTTACACAAATGAATCACAAAGGTTGACATCTTTCTACCACCAAATTCTGAAGGAGGACACAACTGACTATCCAACAATGAGACAATAGTTCACTTTAAAGGAGATGATTCTTTGCCGAATGAGGGAACAAACAAGGTACCACCTAAATCTCAATGGCTAAAACCTAACAGAGACATGCAAGTTCAACCTTATATAGCAAGATCAAAATAAGATCTCCCCAATCACTTTGAGTCCATGCTATGTTCGTTTTTTGCAATAGGATCAGACAAATAACATTACCCTGAGCTAaacttttaaaaagaaattacatCAGTCCTGCCATAGTCCTTTCGAACAATCAAGTCATGCTCATATCTAAGATATTGAAGCAAATGGTTCCGTTGTTAAACTCTATGTCAACACCACTCATCAACATAATTGACAGTTGATACTCCTGCTTACATCTTCTAAAATTTCTAACCCTtagaaaaggaaaacaaaaccCCTCTCTAGTgagtgaaaaagttaaaaatcatTTCAGCATTCCAGATTCAGAAACCTCTATATCAACATGAATGGACTTGAAGCCATACCAGGGTTACTCGTATTTTTCATTCCTTTAAAACTCTATATTCAACATCGATTCTGAATGTCAGGTAAAACGTGCATTTGGAGTGTTTCAACTGCAATACTAATCCTCAAGATTATGTTGAAATAAGATAATCTATATTCTTCCAATATTGAAATGCTCTTAAgatgtgcattcttagttaaccAATGGCAGCTTAAAAGCATCAAATGATTTTAAACTTGTTCATACTAACTAGGAATCAACTGTTGCATTGCATACTAATCCATAAACATTTTATACGAATTTGAAAGTTATATATTTACAGTAAGAAAACAATAATCACAATAATAAGCATTAGAATTAGAATCTGACCACAAAAATCAATAGCGATTTTCAAGCCGCTATTGGCGCCATGAGTGAACTCTTCTTCATTCCTTATAGAGCCATTTGGACCTCCGGTTTTAGTACTCACATCATACGTCCCGGCATCGTGCCaccttcaagaaaaaaaaaatcagttcaaAGTGAAGAATTCATCGATAcaaagtcaaattaaaaaaaaaaagtaataatactCCTAAATGGCTAAATCCACTATTTTTTCAGGTTTATCAGTTATTTCTCAATTAGTATCACgagatttcaaatttcttttagcTATATTCCTTGAATCTTTAATAAACAGCACAAAACGAAGACGAagataaaagggaaaaaaaatacgCTAAGCGAAGCATGATAGGAGCGCAGTTCTTCAAGGCGATGAAAGCGCGAAGGTCTCGACGAGCTTTATCGATCTCCTTGAGATACTCGGTATCGACTACTGGAAACGCCATTGAAGTCTTCGTCTCAGTTTCAAATTATCAACAATCAACTGATTTTTGTGTGTTAGCCTTTTGGAAAGTGAAGAAATGGTCCAGAAATTagcttatttattttagttttttttttgtgattttatttATTGTCTTTTGGTTTTTTGCTTGTTTTCTTGGGATTCGAAAAAAAGAAGATAAGCCAATGAAATTTAGATATGGGTTTATTTACTTTTTTGGACTATTTGGGAGCTAGAggtgtttatatttttatacaatttttaaatttaatgaaaaatattattattattttttaatgctAAAACCAGTTATTGAGTGTCTATAAGGGTTGGTATGTActcagatttaaaattttttaaaatttattgattgagttttagtACAATCACATAGATATTGTAAGAGAATGTGAGTTTGAATGCGCTGAAacgcattatcttcttatttatgggttggagagaTATTATTAGTAGTTTTAAACAATTGAAAAAACAGACTTATAACTCAAGCTTAACTCTCCTAAACAATTGGTTTTCATGCACTGCATCTTCAATGTTATGACTTGTCTATGGGTCGAGCTAGGTTCTAATAAAATTTTTGGCCCAATTGATAGGTCTGAGTTTGGTCCAACCTAAAAAATTGGCTTAAATTTTTGTCCAAGTTCGACCCacataaaattactaaaactTGAGTTAGATCCGTCCGTATACATCAAAAACACtaaaacattgaaataaatgtttctcaacaaattgaaaataaatgtttttatacttaaataacactaagataggtgcaatttaacaagcaaatgcctctaaaataa contains the following coding sequences:
- the LOC107908653 gene encoding L-ascorbate peroxidase 3, with translation MAFPVVDTEYLKEIDKARRDLRAFIALKNCAPIMLRLAWHDAGTYDVSTKTGGPNGSIRNEEEFTHGANSGLKIAIDFCEEVKAKHPKITYADLYQLAGVVAVEVTGGPTIDFVPGRKDSNICPREGRLPDAKRGAPHLRDIFYRMGLSDKDIVALSGGHTLGRAHPERSGFDGPWTNEPLKFDNSYFVELLKGESEGLLKLPTDKALLDDPEFRKYVELYAKDEDAFFRDYAESHKKLSELGFTPTSARSKVMVKDSTVLAQGAVGVAVAAAVVILSYFYEVRKRMK